A genomic stretch from Osmia bicornis bicornis unplaced genomic scaffold, iOsmBic2.1, whole genome shotgun sequence includes:
- the LOC123988697 gene encoding uncharacterized protein K02A2.6-like, producing the protein MSTGKPLGGGKIKSEEDAKNPELQPAGSTTAGRIAQSTIIPATPTMPEIPGSFKIEMFDPTKHKWSTWLQRLEGAFAAFEITTETKQRSYLLQYIGIDTYTKLGNAMDGANPYITSLDAIKEALKTILEPEPLEAAEIFVFQKRKQEENESIREFVNDLHKLSAKCNFGTYLKTALRTQLIAGLRNPNVQARLLETQNLTFDTADTTAIMMELAESSTSQLRNTGTSAEKIQYINSDENQYKSTSQRKNAQKRNPNPANTTHKNFKQNAKGPNPYVHEQNTGKRNQTKTVKCYRCGKEHYASRCTLNKNVECSFCNKKGHLSRVCFTRKKEATHTVEEIYSIDTASSREKFIMQVMVEHHPVDFEVDTGAAVSLMSLAQTKTLFPKNKVHNSNIKLQSFNKDPIDTVGYIRVRVKFEKRVSNLNLYIVRVNCKPLLGREWFRELVNTESFDFVKTNVTKVNSIHTGTDDLAVLNLLQKYDITNDRVEPIKSYTAKFTLKNNAKPIFIKHRTVPFKMQQKIKGELDNLVAKKILIPVKSSEWATPIVPALKKDGTVRICGDYSVTVNKN; encoded by the coding sequence ATGAGTACGGGAAAGCCGTTAGGCGGAGGAAAAATCAAATCGGAAGAAGACGCAAAGAATCCGGAATTGCAGCCAGCGGGGAGTACAACGGCAGGTAGAATTGCACAAAGCACCATTATACCGGCGACGCCAACAATGCCGGAGATTCCGGGCTCATTCAAAATCGAGATGTTCGACCCCACGAAACACAAATGGAGCACATGGCTACAAAGATTGGAAGGCGCCTTCGCGGCGTTCGAAATTACAACGGAAACGAAGCAAAGATCCTATTTACTGCAATATATAGGTATCGATACGTACACGAAATTAGGGAACGCCATGGATGGCGCTAACCCTTACATTACGTCATTGGACGCAATCAAAGAAGCCCTAAAAACAATTCTGGAACCGGAACCCTTGGAAGCCGCAGAGATCTTCGTGTTTCAGAAACGGAAGCAGGAAGAGAACGAATCTATACGCGAATTCGTTAATGATTTACATAAATTAAGCGCTAAATGCAATTTCGGAACGTATCTGAAAACAGCACTACGTACGCAATTGATAGCTGGACTTCGTAACCCAAACGTCCAAGCACGGCTGTTAGAAACGCAGAATCTGACTTTTGATACAGCAGACACAACAGCCATTATGATGGAATTGGCAGAAAGTAGTACGTCCCAACTGCGTAATACAGGTACAAGTGCGGAAAAAATACAGTACATAAATTCGGACGAAAATCAGTACAAGTCAACCTCACAGAGAAAAAACGCTCAAAAAAGAAATCCGAACCCCGCAAACACGACTCATAAAAACTTCAAGCAGAATGCAAAAGGGCCAAATCCTTATGTACACGAGCAAAATACGGGAAAACGCAACCAGACAAAAACCGTTAAGTGCTACCGTTGCGGAAAAGAACACTACGCCAGTCGGTGCACGTTAAACAAAAACGTAGAATGCAGTTTTTGCAACAAAAAGGGACACCTATCTCGGGTCTGCTTCacaagaaagaaagaagcCACCCACACAGTGGAAGAAATTTACTCAATTGACACCGCATCATCGAGGGAGAAATTCATCATGCAGGTGATGGTAGAGCACCATCCGGTGGACTTCGAGGTGGACACGGGGGCCGCAGTGAGTCTAATGAGTCTGGCCCAGACGAAAACCCTTTTTCCTAAAAATAAGGTACataattcaaatataaaattgcaatCATTCAATAAAGATCCAATTGATACTGTTGGTTATATAAGAGTTCGGGTAAAATTCGAAAAACGGGTAagtaatttgaatttatacaTCGTTCGCGTAAACTGTAAGCCGTTACTAGGACGAGAGTGGTTTCGTGAACTAGTAAATACGGAAAGTTTTGATTTTGTCAAAACAAATGTAACCAAGGTTAACTCGATACACACGGGAACCGACGACCTGGCGGTCCTAAATCTATTACAAAAATACGATATTACCAACGATCGAGTAGAGCCAATAAAATCGTACACAGCAAAGTTTACGCTTAAAAACAATGCTAAACCAATCTTCATTAAACATAGAACGGTTCCATTCAAAATGCAACAGAAAATCAAGGGTGAGCTGGATAATTTAGTCGcgaaaaaaattttaattccagTAAAATCATCAGAGTGGGCGACGCCTATAGTACCCGCTTTAAAAAAAGACGGAACAGTCCGCATTTGTGGAGATTATAGTGTCACcgtgaataaaaattga